In Desulforhopalus sp., a single genomic region encodes these proteins:
- a CDS encoding TRAP transporter substrate-binding protein translates to MFQTMTKALGILTISTALLATPVFAEPISIKFSHVVAVDTPKGQAAEFFKKRAEELTQGKVKIEVYPNSQLYKDKEEMEALQLGAVQMLAPSLAKFGPLGAKEFEVFDLPFIFNNYDDLHKITKGPVGQSLLAKLEPKGIKGLAYWDNGFKSFSANTPIKTPEDLKGKKLRIQSSKVLEAQMQAIKSIPQVMPFSEVYQALQTGVVDGTENPISNFYTQKMHEVQKFLTITDHGYLGYAVIVNKKFWEELPADVRGQLETAMKESTDYANNIAKAKNDEDLAAVKASGKTEVTALTDAQRAAFKAAMVSVHDKMADRIGKETIDAVYQAVGFKK, encoded by the coding sequence ATGTTTCAGACAATGACAAAGGCATTGGGGATCTTGACGATTTCAACGGCTCTTTTAGCCACCCCGGTGTTTGCCGAACCGATCTCCATCAAGTTCAGCCATGTTGTAGCGGTTGACACCCCGAAGGGCCAGGCGGCCGAGTTCTTCAAGAAACGGGCGGAAGAGCTGACCCAGGGCAAGGTAAAGATCGAGGTCTATCCGAACAGCCAACTCTATAAGGATAAGGAAGAAATGGAGGCGCTGCAGCTCGGTGCCGTGCAGATGCTCGCCCCGTCGCTTGCCAAATTCGGCCCTCTCGGCGCCAAGGAGTTCGAGGTCTTCGACCTGCCCTTTATCTTCAATAACTACGATGATCTGCATAAAATCACCAAGGGCCCGGTTGGCCAGAGCCTTCTCGCCAAACTGGAACCAAAGGGGATAAAAGGTCTTGCCTACTGGGACAACGGCTTCAAGTCGTTTTCCGCCAATACCCCGATCAAGACCCCGGAAGATCTGAAGGGCAAAAAGCTGCGCATCCAGTCCTCCAAGGTCCTTGAGGCCCAGATGCAGGCCATCAAGTCCATTCCGCAGGTAATGCCGTTCTCCGAGGTATATCAGGCGCTGCAGACCGGCGTTGTCGACGGTACCGAGAATCCCATCTCCAATTTCTACACCCAGAAGATGCATGAAGTCCAAAAATTCCTGACCATTACCGATCACGGCTACCTGGGCTATGCGGTCATCGTCAACAAGAAGTTCTGGGAAGAGCTGCCGGCCGATGTCCGTGGCCAGCTGGAAACTGCCATGAAGGAATCCACCGATTACGCCAACAACATCGCCAAGGCGAAAAATGATGAGGATCTCGCCGCGGTCAAGGCATCCGGCAAGACCGAGGTCACCGCCCTGACCGATGCCCAGCGCGCTGCCTTCAAAGCGGCCATGGTCTCGGTACACGACAAGATGGCCGACCGGATCGGCAAAGAGACCATTGATGCGGTTTACCAGGCGGTCGGTTTCAAAAAATAG
- a CDS encoding universal stress protein — MKNKPKISTILYASDLGEQTRPVFRHALALAKLYDAKIIMMHVVEPMGETAKSILSAYISKEFSDDMLKDSMDGLLTKMKDRLRRFFEEECEEEKVCSNVKEIIAVTGSPSEEILRVSEEEKADIIVLGKSTRKVRGIRVMGSTARRVSRMATVPVLIVPNY, encoded by the coding sequence ATGAAAAATAAACCTAAGATATCAACTATTTTGTATGCTTCTGATCTCGGAGAGCAGACACGGCCGGTATTTCGGCATGCACTGGCACTGGCAAAGCTTTATGATGCCAAAATAATAATGATGCATGTGGTAGAGCCAATGGGGGAGACGGCAAAATCTATATTAAGTGCTTATATTTCCAAAGAATTCTCGGATGACATGTTGAAGGATTCAATGGATGGATTGTTAACCAAGATGAAGGACAGATTGCGACGTTTTTTTGAAGAGGAATGTGAGGAAGAGAAGGTTTGTTCGAATGTCAAAGAAATCATAGCAGTAACTGGGAGTCCAAGCGAAGAAATTTTGCGGGTTTCCGAGGAAGAAAAGGCAGATATAATCGTTTTGGGAAAATCAACTCGAAAAGTACGTGGTATTAGGGTGATGGGGTCGACAGCACGAAGGGTGAGTAGGATGGCTACTGTTCCTGTGTTAATTGTACCAAATTACTAA
- the ispH gene encoding 4-hydroxy-3-methylbut-2-enyl diphosphate reductase, producing MVKELTVFLASPRGFCAGVERAIATVKICLQRYGKPVYVLHEIVHNKHVITELEGLGAVFVENLGDIPADGVCIFSAHGVSLAIEKRAVHLGLRTVDATCPLVTSVHGMVEKYHAMGYDVLIIGHHKHPEVEGTAGRVEGRVHIVASEQEAEEVQVADELKVAYVTQTTLNSNDIIGIVRILKRRFARIQGPRSNICFATQNRQDAVKELAEKSDLLFVVGSKNSSNSNRLKEVATLCGVEAHLIDDYQDIDPTWLLGKSRIGITAGASAPERLVDGVIQWLQNHGAVRVIEIEGIREKIHFKPAILSH from the coding sequence ATGGTTAAAGAATTAACGGTTTTCCTTGCATCCCCTCGCGGCTTTTGTGCAGGAGTGGAAAGGGCAATTGCAACGGTCAAGATCTGTTTGCAGCGGTACGGTAAGCCTGTATACGTATTACATGAGATTGTTCACAACAAACATGTCATAACCGAACTTGAAGGATTAGGGGCCGTTTTTGTAGAAAATCTTGGAGATATACCGGCTGATGGCGTCTGTATCTTCAGTGCTCATGGCGTATCCTTGGCAATTGAAAAACGGGCAGTACATCTAGGCTTGCGCACTGTCGATGCTACTTGCCCGCTAGTGACGAGTGTCCATGGTATGGTGGAAAAATACCATGCCATGGGATACGATGTGCTCATTATCGGCCATCATAAACATCCTGAGGTTGAAGGCACCGCTGGAAGGGTTGAAGGGCGGGTGCATATTGTCGCAAGTGAGCAAGAGGCCGAGGAAGTTCAAGTCGCCGATGAGCTAAAAGTGGCTTATGTTACCCAGACAACACTCAATAGCAATGATATTATTGGAATTGTCAGGATTTTAAAAAGACGATTTGCAAGGATTCAGGGCCCCAGATCCAATATCTGTTTTGCGACGCAAAACAGACAGGATGCTGTTAAAGAACTTGCCGAAAAATCCGATTTGCTTTTCGTAGTCGGTTCAAAAAACAGCTCAAATTCTAATAGGTTGAAGGAAGTTGCTACACTTTGCGGTGTCGAGGCTCATCTTATTGATGATTATCAGGACATTGATCCAACCTGGCTTCTTGGGAAAAGCCGGATAGGAATTACCGCTGGAGCATCAGCGCCGGAGCGACTTGTTGATGGCGTAATCCAGTGGCTTCAAAACCATGGAGCAGTCAGGGTGATAGAAATAGAGGGTATTCGGGAGAAAATACATTTCAAGCCGGCGATCCTTTCTCATTAA
- a CDS encoding LL-diaminopimelate aminotransferase translates to MITINEHYLKLQASYLFSDIAKRVSTYQKNHPDKDIIKLGIGDVTKGLPPASIKAFHKAVDEMAEDASFKGYGPEQGYEFLREAIAVNDFRSRGADISADEIFVSDGAKCDTGNIQELFTQTIKIAIPDPVYPVYLDTNVMAGRTGDFADGRYQGIVYLDSTKENNFVPSLPNQEVDLIYLCFPNNPTGSTISKAELKTWVDYAHKHKALILFDAAYEAFIRDESLPKSIYEIEGAKEVAIEFRSYSKSAGFTGTRCAYTVVPKQCRAFDQMGNQHFIHSLWNRRHCTKFNGVSYPVQRAAEAIYSPEGKAETKALIDYYMANADMVCATMDKLGYEYVGGKNSPYIWIDGRMDSWAFFDMLLDKAGVVCTPGAGFGKCGNGYIRISAFNSQEKVKEAMQRLTAVLSAR, encoded by the coding sequence ATGATTACAATCAATGAGCATTACCTGAAACTACAAGCCTCTTACCTGTTCTCCGATATTGCTAAACGTGTCAGCACTTATCAAAAAAATCACCCTGATAAAGATATCATCAAACTCGGAATAGGCGATGTCACCAAAGGACTACCTCCGGCATCAATCAAGGCTTTTCACAAAGCAGTAGATGAAATGGCAGAAGATGCAAGCTTCAAAGGATATGGCCCGGAGCAGGGTTACGAATTTTTACGAGAGGCCATTGCTGTAAATGATTTCAGAAGTCGCGGTGCGGATATTTCCGCCGACGAAATATTCGTCAGCGACGGCGCAAAGTGCGATACCGGCAATATCCAGGAACTGTTCACCCAGACCATAAAAATTGCCATTCCCGATCCCGTTTATCCGGTATATCTCGACACTAACGTCATGGCCGGGCGGACTGGTGATTTTGCCGACGGCCGCTATCAAGGTATTGTCTACCTTGATAGCACCAAAGAAAATAATTTTGTGCCTTCCCTGCCAAACCAAGAGGTCGATCTCATTTACCTCTGTTTCCCAAATAACCCGACAGGTTCGACAATTTCCAAGGCCGAGCTCAAAACTTGGGTTGACTATGCCCACAAACACAAAGCCCTCATCCTCTTTGACGCAGCCTATGAGGCCTTTATCCGTGACGAATCTCTGCCAAAATCTATTTATGAGATCGAAGGCGCAAAAGAAGTTGCTATAGAATTTCGCAGCTACTCGAAAAGCGCCGGGTTTACCGGTACGCGGTGTGCCTACACTGTAGTCCCAAAACAATGCCGGGCATTTGATCAAATGGGAAATCAGCATTTTATCCACTCCCTCTGGAACCGCCGGCATTGCACTAAATTTAACGGCGTTTCATACCCTGTACAACGCGCTGCCGAAGCAATATATAGTCCTGAGGGAAAGGCAGAGACAAAGGCTCTGATAGACTACTACATGGCGAATGCCGACATGGTCTGCGCAACCATGGATAAACTGGGTTATGAGTACGTTGGCGGCAAAAATTCGCCGTATATCTGGATCGACGGTCGGATGGACTCCTGGGCTTTTTTCGACATGCTTCTCGACAAGGCTGGTGTCGTCTGCACACCGGGTGCTGGATTTGGCAAGTGTGGAAATGGCTATATACGAATTTCGGCATTCAACAGCCAGGAGAAGGTCAAGGAAGCAATGCAACGACTGACAGCTGTGCTGTCAGCGAGATAA
- the pepN gene encoding aminopeptidase N, producing MKDEKRVPVYRKDYAVFDYIVEDLNLRFELLNDHTVVTASAKFKKNPLSKQENPSLLLFGENLTLVSIEMDGVVLSNKQYHIDEKSLLLKDTPAIFTLRIVTIIEPDKNTALEGLYRSSGNYCTQCEAEGFRKITYYPDRPDVLTKFTTRIEADRSSCPVLLSNGNLIERGSLENDRHYAVWQDPFPKPSYLFALVAGQLVSLDDQFITRSGKKVALKIFVEKRNEGKCGHAMESLKKAMLWDEQVYGLEYDLDTFMIVAVDDFNMGAMENKGLNVFNAKYVLSSPETATDQDYLGIEGVVAHEYFHNWTGNRVTCRDWFQLSLKEGLTVFRDQEFSADMNSAAVQRIDDVRILKNVQFKEDASPMAHPVRPESYMEINNFYTATVYNKGAEVIRMIHTLLGKNKFRAGMDLYFARHDGQAATCDDFVAAMSDASGVDLSQFKNWYSQAGTPVLAIQEQWLEDGEEFQLTVTQDLVSVSVKAPSHAFHIPIAVGLLGASGKDLLERETQGTAILQLKERNQTFVFKGIKEKPVVSFLRDFSAPVKVTPFQSREQLAFLMHHDSNLFNRWDSSARLAGEIILEVAGQLNEKVSPVLDERFTEAVFHSLRREVEDPALLALSLTLPAETTLAQDMTVIDPDSLHTARQLVKTSLANNNREAFLELYQRNEGGEGYQITAEAIGRRSLKNVCLSYLMAFDPLPEEHLRICLKQYQSATNMTDCVAALANLVNLDHKVREEVLADFFAKWQADPLVLDKWFTLQALSVRPDTLANVILLLDNPSFSIENPNKVRALIGAFCANNHVRFHVADGAGYRFLADKIIELNVINPQIAARLVTPLISWKRYDKNRQELMRVQLERIAGTNGLSRDVFEVVDKSR from the coding sequence ATGAAAGACGAGAAAAGGGTGCCTGTCTATCGAAAAGATTATGCTGTTTTCGATTATATTGTCGAAGACCTGAATCTACGATTTGAGCTTTTAAATGACCATACCGTGGTTACAGCCTCTGCAAAATTTAAAAAGAATCCTCTTTCAAAACAGGAAAATCCATCACTATTGCTGTTCGGTGAAAATCTCACATTAGTGTCCATCGAAATGGACGGCGTGGTTTTGAGTAACAAACAATACCACATTGATGAGAAGAGCCTGCTCTTGAAGGATACACCTGCTATCTTCACCTTGAGGATAGTGACAATCATTGAACCGGATAAAAACACCGCCCTGGAGGGTCTTTATCGCTCCAGCGGCAATTATTGCACGCAATGTGAGGCCGAAGGTTTTCGCAAGATAACGTATTATCCGGATCGTCCTGATGTACTCACCAAGTTTACTACCAGGATTGAGGCAGATCGATCAAGTTGTCCGGTTTTGTTGTCAAATGGAAACCTTATTGAACGGGGCAGCCTTGAGAATGACCGTCATTATGCGGTTTGGCAGGATCCCTTTCCCAAACCGAGTTATCTCTTTGCCTTGGTTGCCGGTCAGTTGGTCAGTTTAGATGATCAGTTTATTACCCGGTCCGGAAAAAAGGTAGCATTGAAAATATTTGTGGAAAAAAGGAACGAGGGAAAGTGTGGCCATGCTATGGAATCGTTGAAAAAGGCGATGCTTTGGGACGAACAGGTGTATGGCCTTGAATATGACCTCGATACCTTTATGATCGTTGCAGTCGATGACTTCAATATGGGGGCCATGGAGAACAAGGGTTTAAATGTGTTCAACGCCAAATATGTCCTTTCCTCTCCGGAAACTGCAACTGACCAAGATTATTTGGGAATTGAGGGAGTCGTCGCCCACGAATATTTTCATAACTGGACCGGCAATCGAGTGACTTGCCGGGACTGGTTCCAGCTCAGCTTGAAGGAGGGACTGACGGTATTTCGCGATCAGGAGTTTTCTGCTGACATGAATTCGGCCGCGGTGCAGCGAATTGATGACGTACGAATATTAAAAAATGTCCAATTCAAAGAAGATGCCAGTCCGATGGCTCATCCTGTTCGCCCTGAGAGCTATATGGAGATTAATAATTTCTATACGGCAACGGTCTATAATAAAGGCGCTGAGGTCATCAGAATGATCCATACCCTCCTTGGGAAGAATAAATTCCGCGCCGGTATGGATCTGTATTTCGCCAGACATGATGGTCAGGCTGCGACCTGTGACGATTTCGTCGCCGCGATGAGCGACGCTTCCGGTGTTGATCTGTCGCAATTCAAGAATTGGTATAGCCAGGCCGGCACTCCAGTGTTGGCTATTCAGGAGCAATGGCTGGAAGATGGAGAAGAATTCCAGCTGACTGTCACCCAAGATTTGGTAAGCGTTTCTGTTAAAGCCCCCAGCCACGCCTTCCATATCCCCATTGCAGTAGGCCTTCTCGGGGCAAGCGGTAAGGATTTACTTGAGAGAGAAACTCAGGGCACCGCTATTCTTCAGCTGAAGGAGAGAAACCAGACGTTTGTCTTCAAGGGGATCAAGGAAAAGCCGGTCGTCTCATTTTTGCGCGATTTCTCCGCACCCGTCAAGGTTACACCGTTTCAATCGCGGGAACAGTTAGCTTTTCTCATGCATCACGACTCGAACCTTTTTAATCGTTGGGATTCATCGGCCCGATTGGCCGGTGAGATAATCCTGGAAGTCGCCGGACAACTCAATGAAAAGGTTTCTCCTGTTCTTGATGAGCGGTTTACTGAAGCAGTCTTTCATAGTCTTCGGCGAGAGGTTGAAGATCCTGCGCTTTTGGCTCTGTCCCTGACCTTGCCCGCGGAAACCACCCTGGCTCAGGATATGACAGTTATTGATCCGGATTCTTTGCATACAGCTCGACAACTGGTAAAAACCAGTTTGGCAAATAATAATAGGGAGGCATTCCTGGAGCTTTATCAAAGAAACGAGGGGGGAGAGGGTTACCAAATTACTGCTGAGGCAATTGGGCGAAGAAGTTTGAAGAATGTTTGTCTCAGTTATCTTATGGCGTTTGATCCGCTACCTGAAGAACATCTCAGAATTTGCCTTAAACAATACCAATCGGCCACCAACATGACAGATTGTGTGGCGGCTTTAGCTAATCTGGTCAATCTCGATCATAAAGTACGCGAAGAGGTTTTGGCCGATTTTTTTGCAAAATGGCAGGCCGATCCTTTAGTACTTGATAAATGGTTTACACTACAGGCGCTCTCAGTTCGTCCCGATACCTTGGCCAATGTAATACTATTGCTCGACAACCCGTCGTTTTCCATAGAAAATCCCAATAAGGTGCGAGCTCTCATCGGCGCATTTTGTGCAAATAACCATGTTCGGTTCCATGTAGCGGATGGGGCTGGGTATCGATTCCTCGCAGACAAAATTATTGAATTGAATGTAATCAATCCACAAATTGCTGCTCGCTTGGTGACACCTCTAATTTCTTGGAAACGCTATGACAAAAATCGTCAAGAACTCATGCGAGTACAATTGGAGAGAATAGCTGGAACGAATGGTCTATCGAGGGATGTCTTTGAGGTTGTTGACAAGAGCAGGTAA